From Thermoleophilum album:
CCGTGACGAGCAGCGCGTCGAGCTGCTTGTCGCGCAGCGCCGCTATTAGCCGCTCGACACGGCGTGCGAAGCGCTCGTTCGCGTCCACCGTGGTCGCGCCCACCGCCGTGCTCACCGCCCGAGCCTGAGCTCGCGGGCGATGATCTCGAGCGCCTCGCGGTAGCCCTCGACACCCTTGCCCTGGACGGTGGCGATACAGAGATCGCGGATCACGGACCGCCGCCGCCACTCCTCGCGCTCGTCGATCGCCGAGAGGTGCACCTCGACCGCCGGTATCCCTGCGACCTCGAGCGCGTCACGGATCGCGTACGAGTAGTGCGTCCAAGCGCCGGGGTTGAGGATCAGCGCGTCCGCGTTGTCGGCCACGCGGTGGAGCTGTTCGCAGAACTCGCCCTCGTGGTTGGTCTGGGAGAAAATCGTCTCGAACCCCAGGTCGCGTGCGTAGAGCTTGATGCGCACCTCGAGGTCGGTCAGCGTCATACCGCCGTAGTGCTCGGGCGATCGACGCTCGAGGACGTCGAAGTTGACACCGTGCATAACCGCGACTCGCGCACGCGATGGCGTCACGGCCGGTACACCTCCTTGATCGCAGCGAGCATCTCGTCGTCGGACAGCTCGTGCCCGGGCGTGACACGCCCGGGCTCCTCGACGAGCACGAACGGCACTCGCCCTTGCCGCCGTTTCTTGTCGCGTCGAACTAGCTCGAGCACCTGCTCGGGAGCGGCGCCGCTGTAGGTGGTCGGCAGGCCCCGTGCCGCCAAGAGGTCGGCGACCTCGCGCCGCAGGTGATCGCGTCCCGACAGACGCAGCGCGCACAAAAGGCCCACCGCCACCGCCTCGCCGTGACGGTAGCGGCGATACCCGGTCGCGGCCTCGATCGCGTGACCGACCGTGTGCCCCAGGTTCAAAACCTGTCGGCGGCCGGCGTCGCGCTCGTCGGCGGCTACGACCGCGAGCTTGGTGCGCAGGCAGCCGAGGATCACCTCGTCGTCGCTCGGATCGGCGCCGCTGCGCACGCGCGCCCACAGCCGCCCGCCGGCGATCAAAGCTGTTTTCACGACCTCGGCGTAACCGGCCGCGAGCTCTGGTGCAGGTAGCGTCGCGAGCAGATCGGGATCGCAGATCACGGCGGCTGGCAGGTGATAGGCACCGACGTAGTTCTTCCCTTCGGGGAGATCGACACCTGTCTTTCCGCCGTAAGCCGAGTCGACCTGGGCGACGAGCGTGGAGGGGATCCCAACCCAGCGCGTCCCGCGCTGGTACACGGCGGCGCAGAAACCGGCGAGGTCGCCGACCACTCCCCCACCGAAAGCGACGACGATGTCGCCACGCTCGCACCCGGTGCGAGCGAGCTCGCGCAGCACCTGCTCGGCCTGCGCCAGCGTTTTCGACTCTTCCCCGCCGCTCACGGCGACCGTGGCAGCGGCGGCGGGCGGCCGGTGGTGTTCCACTAGGGCGGTGTCGGCGACCAGGAAACGGCGTCCGTCGACGGGGTAGAAGAAGCCGCTTGCGACCAGTCCGCGCGCGAAGAACACGGGGTGGTACCCGGACGCCGCCTCGGCCCAGACCATGCGCGTGCCGCGCGGCGCCGCCGCCAACTTCTCGAGCGCGGTGAGCGCACGGCGCAGCGATTCCCGGCGGCAGTAGGCGGGAAAGATCGCGTCGGCGACGCTCTCGTAGAGGGGACGGCGCTCGCGCTCGAGTTGTTCGAAACGGTGGCGGTCGCGCGCCAGCGGCCGTGTGCCTCCCGAGGCCCGCCGCCACGCCTCGGCGGGGTCGACCTCGATGTAGACGACGGTGTGCCGGGCAAGCTCTTCGCGCACCCGCTCCGAGGTAACGGCCCCGCCGCCGAGCGCGATCACGCGCGCTGCGGGATCGGCAAGCGTGCGCAGCACGACGCGCTCCTCGACGGCGCGGAACGCCGCCTCGCCTTCGCGGTCGAAGAAGCTCGCGATCGACTCGCCGAGCTCTCGTTCGATCTCGCGGTCGGTGTCGACCCAGCGTTCGCCGAGCGCGGCGGCGACAGTGCGTGCGGCCGTCGTCTTGCCGGCACCCATGAAACCGACGAAGACGAAGGCGGAACGCTCTGCGGGTCTTGGCTGCGCGGAGCGCGCAGCGGTCGGCGCCACGGCGTGCGCGGGCCGCTCACCCCTAGCGACCACCGCTCAGCGCCTCCAGTCGATCCGCGTACGGTAGTGATAGAGCGCGGCTTTGACGTCGTCGACGTGGTCGCCGCCGAACTTCTCGAGGTAGGCACCGGCGAGGACGATCGCGAGCATCGCCTCGGCAACCACCGCCGCCGCGGGAACGGTGCACGAGTCGGTGCGTTCGCGCAGCGCTTGCGCCGGCTCTTTCGTCGCAACGTCGACCGAGCGCAGCGGTTTCGTGAGCGTCGGCAGCGGTTTCATCGCACCGCGCACGACGAGCGGCTCGCCGTTCGTCATGCCGCCTTCGAGTCCGCCCGCGCGGTTCGTCGGGCGCCAGTAGCCGCGCTCCTCGGACCAGAAGATCTCGTCGTGCGCCTGCGAGCCGACACGCCCGGCGACGTCGAAGGCGTCGCCGATCGCGACGCCCTTCATCGCCTGGATCGACATGATCGCCTGGGCGATCCGTCCGTCGAGCCGGCGGTCCCAGGAGACGTGCGAGCCGAGACCTGGAACGAGCCCGAAGGCGCGCACCTCGAAGACGCCGCCCAGCGACTCGTTCGCTTTGCGCGCGCGGTCGATCTCGGCGACCATCGCGGCGCTGGCGTCGGCGTCGAGGCAGCGCACTGGCGACTCGTCGACAGCATCGAAATCGGCGACCGCTAGGTCGTCTCGCTCCGGCGCCCGCACGGTGCCGATCTGCACCACGTGGCTGCGGATCTCGACACCGAGTTCGCGCAACAACACCTTGCACACAGCGCCGACGGCGACGCGGGCGGTGGTTTCGCGTGCGCTCGCGCGCTCGAGCACGTTGCGAACGTCGCTGTGACCGTACTTGAGCAGTCCTGGGAGGTCGGCGTGGCCGGGGCGCGGCAGGTGGACCTCTTCGATCTCCGCCTCGACCGGCCAAGGGTTCATGCGCTCTTCCCAATTGCGGTAGTCGAGGTTGTCGACGTGCAGGGCGAGCGGGCTGCCGAGCGTGCGGCCGTGGCGCAAACCAGCGCTCACGCGCACACGATCGCGCTCGATCTTCATCCGCCCCCCGCGCCCGTGCCCGAGCTGGCGGCGAGCCAGATCGCGATCTATCTCCTCGCGCGGCAACGCGAGGCCGGCGGGGATCCCCTCGAGGATCGCCGTCAGCCCGGGGCCGTGGGATTCACCAGCGGTGACGAAGCGGATCGTCATTGCGGGGAACCCTACCCCGGCTCGCGCGCCACAGGACTCCGAGAAAGGGGGGCGGGCCGGCAACCCGGACGGGCACCGGCCCGCTGGTCAAGGTGTGCTCGCCTCCTACTGGAGCGAGTACCAGTTGGGCGAGCCGTCGAACGGCGCCCACGGACTGTCGAATGGGACGAAGCGGTTGCAGGTCCGCGCTCCCGTCGACGGCAGGCAGGGGTTGAAGGGATTCACGCGACCGTAAGTGCTCGCGTGGTGCGTCGCTGGCGGGGCCGGCAAGCCCGACGCCGGCTTGCAGTCCGTGCCAGCGTCGCGATCGTCGAGCCCCGAGGCAGCGATCCGGCTTAGCTCCTGGATGTTCGGGATGTCGTCGCGGTCCTGGTCGTCGGCGCCGTCGCGCACACCGTCACCGTCACTGTCGGGGTTGAGGAAGTCAGTGCCCTGGTAGGCGAGGTAGTAGGACTTCTCCTGGGAGTAGCAGCCCTCCCAGTACCCCGGCTGCATCCGACCGCGAGCCTCGTCGTAGTTGGTGAGGCCGTCGGCGTCCTCGTCGCGCTCGGCGTCCGACAACCAGCCGTTCCCGTCGAGGTCGTAGAGCCGCAGTTCCGACGGCTCTTCGGTGCCGTTGTGGTTGACGTCGACGAGCCCGAAGGTGCCGTAGCCGGGGATAGCGACGTTCCGGTACCCGGCCGACGAGGCCCAGGACAGGAACTCCGACCACTTCAAGTAGCCGGCCGCCGCTAGCCCGGGCGTGCGCGGGTCGCGCGACGACAAGATCGAGTACTGCTCGCCGTCCGAGTAGGTGAGCGGGAACAGCGTCCGCGCGGCACCGTGCGCGACCGTGTAGTTCCAGGCGCGGTACTCCTCGGCCTGGGTGAGGCCATCGCCGTCGTAGTCGGTCGCTGCGTCGCTCGGGTCGAGCGGGTTCGGGTACGGGCGCTTGCCGGGATACGGCAGCGACGCGTTCGGCGACTGGTAGTCGTCGTTGTTGAGGTCGACCGCCGACTTGTACTCGTACCCGTCGCTGATGCCGTCGCGGTCGGTGTCGGCGACGCAGGGGTCGGTCTTGAGCTGCGCCTCGAGAGCGGCATCGAGCAGGTCGCCGTCGACGTCGCCCGAGCACACGGGCTGGGTGGTACCACCGCCGCTGCCGCCGCTGCCACCGCTGCCACCGCCCGCGCTAGCGAGTGGCGTGACGACTGGCGAGAGGCGTCGCGGCGTCCACTTCGAGAACTTGCGGCCCACTGCGACGCGCAAGGACAGGCGCGTTGCGCGCGGCTGGCCGCCGCTGACCTTGAGGATCTTCGCGACCGTGCGAGTCAACGTCACCACCAGCTTGCGCGAGCTGGCGCGCTTCGGCTTGACGAACGCGCTGCGTCCGCTCGCGCCGCGGAAGATCACCGTGTTGCGGCTCGCGCGGCTGCTGAAGTTGCGCCCCTTGATCGTGATCGTCGCACCGACCTTGGCGCGCATTGGCGAGACGCTCGTGACGACCGGCGTTGCACTCGCCGCCAGCGCCGGTGCGCCGAGCGCGGTGGCGCCGGCAAAGGCCACGAGAACGCCGAGAGCGATCCGTGCTCGCATTGGCATCACTCTCCTCGGTTGGCCGCGCGCTCGGCGCGGGTTTCGCTGGTTACGACCGTGACAAGATCGGTGAGGACGGGAAGCTCGAAACGGCGGAACATCTCGCCCGCACCCGCCTCCTCGCTTTCCGCATCGGCGCCGGCGCGCGCCGAGCGAGCGGTGGTCGACTGCTCGTCAGCTCGAGCGGACTTGGCGGACTTCGGCTCGATCTTCACGCGCCTGATCTGGTCGATCCGCAACAGGTACTCGTTGCCCTGGTCGTCGCGCAGCCGGTGCTCGTTACCAGGGCCGATGGTGAGGATCGCGCAGTCGTCCTTGGCCGGCTTGCAGCTGCCCTCGCCGGACGTCTTCTTGAGGCTCGCGTCGACCAGGAAGACAGCGTTGTCGCCGGCCCCTTCGACGCCCAGCAAGATCAGCTGCGGGCGGCTCTCGCTCGGCAGCATCGCGAGCTTGTCGAGACCGCGGTAGCGCCGTGTGTTGTCGACCTTACCGAAGGTGAGGTCGACGACGTAGCGGTAGCTCGCGGTGGTGCGCTGCACCTTGGTGGTGCCGCTGCCCCCGCCGCTCGCACCGCCACCGCTGCTCGCACCGGTGCCGCCGCTTGCACCCGTGCCGCCGCTGTCGCCAGCTCCGCCGGCGCTAGAACCGCCCGACGAGCTGCCGCCGAGGGTCGGCAGCGAGCCGCTGCCGCTGGCGCTGCTGCCGCTGTTGGTCTGGAAGTCGACGCCGCGCGGTGGCCGGAAAGGATCCCGTGCCCGGAAGGTGTCGAGCCGCGATCCGCGCGCGTCGTTCTCGGCCGGCTCGAGCGCGAGCTTCGCGAGCTCGCTCTGCGTGGGCGGCTGGACAGGCGCGACGCTCGTCGCCGTGCCCCCACCCCCGCCGCTGCCGAGCAGCAACACCGGCAGGGCGACGAGGAGCACCACCAACCCGAGCGCGACCGGAAGCAGCCGACGCTCGCGCAGCTCGTACCAGATATCGGTTAGTTGCTCCTTGATCGCTTCGCTCTTCATCGCTTCACCGGGCGGCCGTGGCGGCGGGCGTGGCGGTACCCGACGAGCTGCCCGTCGCCTGGTTTGACACGGTCGTCGACGGGGCCGGGCCCTGCGGCGTGGCGCCACCCGTCGCTCCCTGCGACTTGGGTGCGAGGTAGACGTTGGCCACGAGCTCGGCCCCCACCTGTGGGAACTTCTCTTCGTCGCTGGTGAAGCGCAGGGACTCGACGGTGAGCAGGCGCCCGCGCACCAGCAGGCGGTCACCCGCAACCCGCACGAAGCGCTTCAGACGGTGGAAGAAGTCGGCTAGGCGCAGAAAGTCGCCGTTGAAGGTGAGGGTGACTTGCACCGAGTCGAGCGCGCCCGAAGCGGTGGTGGCTGCGCCCTGGCCTTGCGCCCCACCGGCCGCCGCCCCGCCCCCGACGGGCAGCCCGCTGCCCGAGGACGTGGAGGTCTGCGTGTCGGAGGGGTTCACGCCCGACTGCTCGGCGGCCTGGTTGCGCTGGGCGCTCGCCTGGCTTGCGTTGTTGGCCGCTTCGGCGGCCTGCCCGGGCTGGCTCTGGGCCTGCTGGCCTCCGGCCGCAGCGGGAGGCTGCGAGCTGCCCGTGCCGGTCTGAGCGTTGCCGGAGGCGCCCGGATTGGCCGGATTCGCCGCCTGTGCGCTCTGGCGTTCGCCGACCTCGATCTTGGTGAACTTGACTCCCGTCCCCTTGGCAGCGGAGTCGAGCTGTACGAGCACGGTTTCCATGTCGAGATCGGCGGGGATCGCCTTACCGAGCTTCACGACGACGGCGTAGTCGCGTTCGAAGTTCGCGCGGTTCGCCTGCAGCTGCGCGAGCTGCTGGCGAGCGGCGTCGCGCGCCTGCTCCTGCTGCTGAAGCTCCTCGCCGGCCTTCGCTGCTTCATCCCGCTTCGGGGAGAGCAGCAGGAACCAGTAGGCGACGATCAGCAGAACGGGAAGGACGAAGGTGAGGATCTTGCGATCGCGGTCTGTGAGCGTCACGAGCCGCCTCCGAGCTTCGCGGGGACTTTGTTGCTGCCCTCGGGCGCTTCGTCAGCCGGGGGCGCCGGGGTGAAGGTCAAGCGGACCTCGAACTTGTAGAAGGAGCCACAGTTGCTCGGCGAGGGCCGCTCGCCGGCTTGGTCCTGGCCCGACGAGACGAGCTCGACGTCCTTGACCCGGTGCAGCTGGCGCAACCGCACCATCAGCCGTGCCACCTCGGTCTGCGAGCGCAAGCAACCAGCGAGACGCGCTTGCGGCTCGCTCGCCGTTTGTTGTGCGGCGGTCGGCTGAGCGGTCGCGCTGCTCTGCAGCCCCGACACCGAAGCTTCCGCTTCCTGCAGCCAGCCGCTGCGCGGCATAACCAGCGACACCTCGCGCAGGAATCGCTCCCAGTCGAAGCGTTGTGACGCCAGCTGGCGGACGGCCTGCTCGCGCGCTTGTTTCATCTGCGCGAACTGGCCGAACGCGCCGAGCTGCGCAGCTTGCGCTTGCAGCTGTTGCGCCTCGAGGCGCGCCTGCTCGGCCTTGTCGCGCCGTTCGCTCGCCTGCCGCGCGGTCAGGGCGTAGAGGCCGACCATCACCACGAGCACGGCCAGCGCGGCGACGACGATCTGGGCACGGCGACCGTCGCTTTTGCGCGCCCGCCGGCGCTTGTCGGGAAGCAGGTTTACTGGCCTCACGATTGACCTCCGAGAGCGAGCCCTGCGGCCACGGTGAAGCGCGTCGGGTCGTGCGCTGCCCGCCCCTCGGGATCGAGACCGGGCAGCGGATCGGCGATCGCCACCGGCAGTGCCAGATGAGCGGCGAGGTCGCCGACGAGTACCTCGTCGCGCGAACCGGGACCCGACAGCACCACCTCCTCCACCGGTGGCGAGCCCGGCTGCGCCATGTAGTAGTCGATCGACAAGCGGATCTCGTCGGCGAGACGATCGGCGCTGCCCTCGTCGTCCCAGTGCGTCGCGACAGTGCGCGTGAACAGGCACGCGGGTCCGCGCGCGATAGCGAGGTTGGTGATGCCGCCGAGATGGCAGTAGACGCGCGCCCCGCCGGTGCCCGGTTCGGTGCCGGCACCGTTGGCGCGGGTCAGTACACGCACGAGGGCGAAAGCGTCGAGGTCGAGCCCCAAGGGGCGCAGACCGGCCGCCTTGACGGCGGCGACGAGCTCCTCCACCATCGACCGTCGCGCCGCCACGACGATCACGCGCATGCGCTCGGCGCCGGTCTCGTCGGTGTTGGTGTCGATCGGCTGATAGTCGAGAACCGCTTCCTCGAGGGGCATCGCTATCGCCTCGGAAGCCTGGAAGCGGATCGCCGCCTCGAGCTCCTCCTCGTCATCGATCGGTGGCAGATCGACGAGGCGAACGACGATCTGCTGGTTGGCGACCCCGAGCCAAACGTCGCGACCGAGCTCGGCGGTGCGCGCGAACTCGCGCAATGCTGCGGCGAGACCCTCCTTGTCGCGAACCTCGCCGTCGACAACCAGACCTTGCGGGAGGTCGTGCGAGGCGGCCTTGACCACCCGTCCGCCAGCGAGTTCGCAAGCTGCCAGGTAGCGGCCGTCGATATCGAGACCGGTTGTTCCGCGTGACGACGGTCGGCGGAAAAGCGATGGAGACATTCGGCAGAGGAAGTCGTTTGCTGAGGGGAGGTACGAAGGGAGTCCTTCCACGTATCGGCAAACCGTCGGAGCGCTTGAATTTCTTCGACGGCTGGTCGATGTCGTGCAACGCGCCGTCCGCCGGCGCGACGTCGCGCGACCGCAGCTGCCGTTCGCGCCCGGTCTACGAGAGGAACCGGTCGACGTAGAGATCGACCAGCTCGGGGCCGGCGAGTATCCCGACCAGCGCGCCCAACGCGAGGAAGGGACCGAACGGGACTCCGCGCTTGCGCGCTCCGCGCCCCTCGCGGGCGATCAAGACGATCCCCACCACAGCGCCCACCAGGAAGGCGACGAACAGCGCCGGAATCACGCCCACGCCAAGGTACAGCCCGAGCACGCCGGCGAGCTTCACGTCCCCCATCCCCATGCCGGCTGGGTAGGCGAGCGCAACGACGAAGAGCGCCAAGAACGCACCCGCGGCGGCGGCGGCCAGTTCGACGAGCTCGGAGCGCGCGACGAGCGGCGCCGCGATCAGCGCGTAGGCAAGCGCCGCGAGCACGAGGCGGTTGGGAATGATCCGCCGCTCGAGGTCGATCACCGCCACGGCGATGAGAAGAGCGGATAGCGGCAGCCAGAGGGCGAGACGCGAGTCGGGCCAGCGCGCCGCCGTCACCGCCGCGAACACGAAGGCTGTAAGCCCCTCGACGGTCAGGTAGCGACGCGGGATCGCCGCGCTGCAGTGGCGACAGCGGCCACGCAGCAGAAGGAACGAAACGACGGGGATGTTGTCGTAAGCCGCGATCGGCTGGTGGCAGGCGGGGCAGCGGGAGCGCGGCCGAAGCAAAGATTCCCCACGTGGAAGTCGGTAGGCGACGACGTTGAGGAAGCTGCCGACGCAAGCGCCCACGACGAGCGCCACCGCGACCGCTACACCTGTCGGCAACTCCCCCACTTTCGCCTACCGGTTCGACAAAGAACGGGGCGGGCCTTCCGGCCCGCCCCGCAGCGAAGGACGTCGCTGTCGACCGACTACCACTGACCGTTGTTCGGGCATCCACCCTGGCCTGCCGTCTGGCAGGTACGCGTCACGGTCGACCCGTTCTTCGTGTACGTGAACGTGTTACCGGAGCGCGAACGGCCGACCAGCGTGTAGGAGTTCGCACCGCCGACGGTGATCTCCACCTGACCCTGGCCGTTCCCGATTGGGATGCCCGAGTTCTGCACGTCCTGGGACGTGTCGCAGCCGACGTAGGTCTCGCTGTTGGTGAAGCACGACTCCATGTGCGACACCAGGTTGCGGACCGCCGACTTGATCTCGGCGTCCTGACCCTTCTGCCGCTGCCCCAAGAACGCCGGCAGCGCGATCGCGGCCAGAATGCCGATGATCAGAATCACGACGAGCAGCTCGATCAGCGTGAAGCCTCGCTCGCTGCTCATCCGCTCGCGGAGCGTGCGCAACATGTTGCTTGCTACCTCCTCCATGAGGGGTCGTTTGGCCTGGGTCCCGAGCACCCCCGACCGCCTTCCGATCGCCCGGTTGCACGGACAGGGGACGAAGCCCGGGTGTCGTTGGGATCGGCGTCGCCCCCGCGCCGCTTTAGGCCACAAGGCACTTATTTGGCGCGATCCCAACGAGTGTTCGACCGCGTGGAAAAGCGAACGCCTGCTGCGGCGGTGCCCGTCAGCGCGCGTGCAGCGAGCGTGCAGCTTGCGACTGCGCTCAGGCGCCCGGATCCGGATCGCCGGGCGCGTCGCGCGTAATGGTCGCGCCCTCGCGTCCGCAGACCGGGCAGGTGTCGCCGGCCGCGAGCGTGCGCTCCGAGCAGTAGTAGCAATCCGTGACCTGCTCGAGCACACCGAGGAGCTCGCCGACGCGACACACGAGCAAGCGCTCCTCGTCGACCTCCACCCACACCCCCGCCGACGCCGGGAACACCACGTGATCGCCGGGCTTGACCGGCATCTTCACGCCGACGTGCGCCCACCAGTCGAGACCCGGCCCTACCGCGAGCACGATGCCGTGCTGTGGAGGCGGCTCGTCGGTACCGGGCGGGACGATAAGCCCGGACCGCCGGACACGGTCGGGCTCGAGCTCCTTGATCACCACACGGTCGAACAGCGGGCGCAGCTGGTGACGCATCGCCGCGAAGAGTAGGGCGCGCGCCGCGTGTCGCGCCGTCAGCGTGCCGCCGCGGCTTAGCTAGCCGCCGTCACGTGCTCCGAACGCTCGGCGCGGCGACGCTCGACGAGCTCCCGCAGCGCACCCCAGTCGACGTCACGGAAGTTGTGCATCGGGCAGTACTTCGGGCCGCACATGGAGCAGAACTCCGCGGTCTTGAAGTACTCGTCGGGGAGCGTCTCGTCGTGCATCGCCTGGGCACGCTCGGGATCGATCGCCAGCTCGAACTGGCGCCGCCAGTCGAAAGCGAAGCGCGCCTCGGAGATCGCCCTGTCCCAGCGGTAGGCGGCACGGTTGCCGCGCGCAAGATCGGCAGCGTGAGCGGCGATGCGGTAGGCGACGAGCCCCTGACGGACGTCTTCGGCGTTGGGCAGACCGAGGTGCTCTTTCGGCGTCACGTAACAAAGCAGCGAGGTGCCGTGCCAGCCGACGATCGCCGCGCCGATTGCCGAAGTGATGTGGTCGTAGCCGGGAGCCACGTCGGTGACGAGCGGCCCGAGGGTGTAGAAGGGCGCGCCGTCGCACACCTCTTGCTGGCGGCGAACGTTCTCTTCGAGCCGGTGCATCGGGATGTGTCCGGGGCCTTCGACCATCACCTGCACGTCGCGCTCGCGTGCTCGGCGTACCAGCTCGCCGAGCGTGTCGAGCTCGGCGTACTGCGCGGCGTCGCAGGCATCGGCAATCGCGCCCGGGCGCAGCCCGTCGCCGAGTGAGATCGTCACGTCGTGGCGGCGGCAGATCCGCAGTACCTCGTCGAAGTTCTCGTAGAGCGGGTTTTCGCGCCGGTGGTGGACCATCCAGCGCGCCAACAGCCCGCCGCCGCGCGAGACGATCCCGCACACTCGGTGCTGCACGAGCGGCAGGTGCTCGAGCAGAACGCCGGCGTGGATCGTCATGTAGTCGACGCCCTGTTCCGCCTGCTCCTCGATCACCTCGAGCAACAGCGCCGGAGTCAGATCTTCGATGCGCTTGACGCGCTCAACAGCCTCGTAGATCGGCACCGTGCCGATCGGCATCGTCGCTGCGTCGATGATCGCGCGCCGCGTCTCGACGATCTCCTTGCCCGTCGAGAGATCCATCACCGTGTCGGCGCCGAAGCGTGCGCAGAGCTCAAGCTTGGCGAGCTCCTCGTCGATCGACGAGGTGACCTGCGAGCGTCCGATGTTGGCGTTGATCTTGACCCGCGCGCGCAAGCCGATCGCGATCGGGTCGAGTCGCTCGTGGTTGACGTTCGCCGGCACGATCATGCGACCGGCTGCGACCTCGTCGCGGACGAGCTCCGGCGTGAGCCCCTCGCGCTCGGCGGCGCGCCGCATCTCGGGCGATACGACTCCTTGCTTGGCTAGCGCGAGCTGGGTACGGCAGTCGGCGTCGGCGGGAAAGAAACTGCGCTCGGCCATCTCGATCCTCCCTTCGCTGGCATTACCCAGGGCAGGTTCGGCGGGTCGGCGCTAGGAAGCGCCCTCTCAGCCCCTCGCACAGGAGCTCCCCGGTCGTTCTGCGGTATTCGCGGCCGAGCTTACTACCTGATCTGGTCGTAGACGCGGAACATCGGCATGTACATCGAGATGACGATGAAACCGACGATCGCACCGACCAGAACGATCATCACCGGCTCGAGGATCGAGGTCAGCGCCTTGACGGCCGCCTCGACCTGTTCCTCGTAGAAGTCGGCGACCTTGCCGAGCATCGTCTCGAGCGCACCGGTCTCTTCGCCGACGCTGATCATCTGCACGACCATCGCCGGGAAAACGTTCGGCGCCTTTGCCATCGGCGCCGAGATCGTTCCGCCGCGCGACACCGACTCGCGCACCTCGCGCATCGCCTTTTCGATCACCTTGTTACCAGCGGTGCGCCCGGTGATCTCGATCGCCTCGAGCATCGGAACACCGGCTGCCACCAAGCCTGCGAACGTGCGCGAGAACCGTGCGAGCGCCACCTTCTGGACGATGTCGCCGATCTTCATCGGGATCTTCAACTTGAAGGTGTCCCACTGCATACGGCCCCACTCGGTGCGCTTCCAGCGGCGGAAGAGCACGACGGCGCCAACGCCGACGGCGATCATCAGGTACCAGCGCCCGGTGATCAGGTGCGAGAGCCCGACGGTGAACTGCGTGA
This genomic window contains:
- a CDS encoding type II 3-dehydroquinate dehydratase, whose product is MTPSRARVAVMHGVNFDVLERRSPEHYGGMTLTDLEVRIKLYARDLGFETIFSQTNHEGEFCEQLHRVADNADALILNPGAWTHYSYAIRDALEVAGIPAVEVHLSAIDEREEWRRRSVIRDLCIATVQGKGVEGYREALEIIARELRLGR
- a CDS encoding bifunctional shikimate kinase/3-dehydroquinate synthase, encoding MVARGERPAHAVAPTAARSAQPRPAERSAFVFVGFMGAGKTTAARTVAAALGERWVDTDREIERELGESIASFFDREGEAAFRAVEERVVLRTLADPAARVIALGGGAVTSERVREELARHTVVYIEVDPAEAWRRASGGTRPLARDRHRFEQLERERRPLYESVADAIFPAYCRRESLRRALTALEKLAAAPRGTRMVWAEAASGYHPVFFARGLVASGFFYPVDGRRFLVADTALVEHHRPPAAAATVAVSGGEESKTLAQAEQVLRELARTGCERGDIVVAFGGGVVGDLAGFCAAVYQRGTRWVGIPSTLVAQVDSAYGGKTGVDLPEGKNYVGAYHLPAAVICDPDLLATLPAPELAAGYAEVVKTALIAGGRLWARVRSGADPSDDEVILGCLRTKLAVVAADERDAGRRQVLNLGHTVGHAIEAATGYRRYRHGEAVAVGLLCALRLSGRDHLRREVADLLAARGLPTTYSGAAPEQVLELVRRDKKRRQGRVPFVLVEEPGRVTPGHELSDDEMLAAIKEVYRP
- the aroC gene encoding chorismate synthase; amino-acid sequence: MRFVTAGESHGPGLTAILEGIPAGLALPREEIDRDLARRQLGHGRGGRMKIERDRVRVSAGLRHGRTLGSPLALHVDNLDYRNWEERMNPWPVEAEIEEVHLPRPGHADLPGLLKYGHSDVRNVLERASARETTARVAVGAVCKVLLRELGVEIRSHVVQIGTVRAPERDDLAVADFDAVDESPVRCLDADASAAMVAEIDRARKANESLGGVFEVRAFGLVPGLGSHVSWDRRLDGRIAQAIMSIQAMKGVAIGDAFDVAGRVGSQAHDEIFWSEERGYWRPTNRAGGLEGGMTNGEPLVVRGAMKPLPTLTKPLRSVDVATKEPAQALRERTDSCTVPAAAVVAEAMLAIVLAGAYLEKFGGDHVDDVKAALYHYRTRIDWRR
- a CDS encoding IPT/TIG domain-containing protein, whose translation is MRARIALGVLVAFAGATALGAPALAASATPVVTSVSPMRAKVGATITIKGRNFSSRASRNTVIFRGASGRSAFVKPKRASSRKLVVTLTRTVAKILKVSGGQPRATRLSLRVAVGRKFSKWTPRRLSPVVTPLASAGGGSGGSGGSGGGTTQPVCSGDVDGDLLDAALEAQLKTDPCVADTDRDGISDGYEYKSAVDLNNDDYQSPNASLPYPGKRPYPNPLDPSDAATDYDGDGLTQAEEYRAWNYTVAHGAARTLFPLTYSDGEQYSILSSRDPRTPGLAAAGYLKWSEFLSWASSAGYRNVAIPGYGTFGLVDVNHNGTEEPSELRLYDLDGNGWLSDAERDEDADGLTNYDEARGRMQPGYWEGCYSQEKSYYLAYQGTDFLNPDSDGDGVRDGADDQDRDDIPNIQELSRIAASGLDDRDAGTDCKPASGLPAPPATHHASTYGRVNPFNPCLPSTGARTCNRFVPFDSPWAPFDGSPNWYSLQ
- the pilM gene encoding type IV pilus biogenesis protein PilM, whose product is MSPSLFRRPSSRGTTGLDIDGRYLAACELAGGRVVKAASHDLPQGLVVDGEVRDKEGLAAALREFARTAELGRDVWLGVANQQIVVRLVDLPPIDDEEELEAAIRFQASEAIAMPLEEAVLDYQPIDTNTDETGAERMRVIVVAARRSMVEELVAAVKAAGLRPLGLDLDAFALVRVLTRANGAGTEPGTGGARVYCHLGGITNLAIARGPACLFTRTVATHWDDEGSADRLADEIRLSIDYYMAQPGSPPVEEVVLSGPGSRDEVLVGDLAAHLALPVAIADPLPGLDPEGRAAHDPTRFTVAAGLALGGQS
- a CDS encoding prepilin peptidase, which codes for MPTGVAVAVALVVGACVGSFLNVVAYRLPRGESLLRPRSRCPACHQPIAAYDNIPVVSFLLLRGRCRHCSAAIPRRYLTVEGLTAFVFAAVTAARWPDSRLALWLPLSALLIAVAVIDLERRIIPNRLVLAALAYALIAAPLVARSELVELAAAAAGAFLALFVVALAYPAGMGMGDVKLAGVLGLYLGVGVIPALFVAFLVGAVVGIVLIAREGRGARKRGVPFGPFLALGALVGILAGPELVDLYVDRFLS
- a CDS encoding type IV pilin protein, with amino-acid sequence MEEVASNMLRTLRERMSSERGFTLIELLVVILIIGILAAIALPAFLGQRQKGQDAEIKSAVRNLVSHMESCFTNSETYVGCDTSQDVQNSGIPIGNGQGQVEITVGGANSYTLVGRSRSGNTFTYTKNGSTVTRTCQTAGQGGCPNNGQW
- a CDS encoding co-chaperone GroES; amino-acid sequence: MRHQLRPLFDRVVIKELEPDRVRRSGLIVPPGTDEPPPQHGIVLAVGPGLDWWAHVGVKMPVKPGDHVVFPASAGVWVEVDEERLLVCRVGELLGVLEQVTDCYYCSERTLAAGDTCPVCGREGATITRDAPGDPDPGA